The sequence below is a genomic window from Thalassobaculum sp. OXR-137.
GAGGCGTCGCTGCTCTGGGCGGTGACGGACGGCCGGATCGACTGGCCGACAGCACTGGCGGGACATCTGGCGTTCAGCCTGATTCTCGTCCTGTTCGCGGTGTGGGAGACGCGGCGCGGGCGCGAGACGCGGCTGCTGAGCTGGCTCGCCTGGATGACCTTGACCCTGGGGCCCGGCGGTCCGGTGGCGACCGCGCTGCTGGCGGCGATGACCCTGGTCTTCAGCCGCAGTGCGCGGCCGTTCGAGGAATGGTACGAGAGCCTGTTCCCCGACGATCATGAATCCCGCAGCGAACTGCTGTACCGCCGGCTTCTGGAAGGCCGCGAGGACGCGGTCGCCGAAGGCTCGGTCAACTCGCTCACCGACGTTCTGTTCACCGGCACCACTAGGGCGAAGCAGGCGGTGGTCGCCCTGCTGGCGCGCCGGTTCCGCAGCGAGTTCGCCCCCGCCCTGCAGATGGCGCTGGCCGATCCGGAGGCGTCCATCAGGGTACAGGCAGCGACGGCGGCCAGCACCATCGAGGAGCGCTATCACGCCACCCGCATCGAGCTGGAGGATGCCGTGCGCGCCGCGCCGCAGGATGCGGACGCCCTGCTGTCCCTCGCCCGGCATCTGGACGACTACGCCTATGCCGGCGTGCTGGACGACGACCGCCAGCGGTCGGTGATGGCCGATGCGCTCACCGCCTATCGCGGCGCCAACCGGCGGCTGGGCGCGCGCGAGGATATCGACCTGGCGATCGGCCGGCTCATGCTGCGCCTCGACATGATCGACGAGGCGGAGATGCACCTATCCGGCCTGGCGATGCGCTGCGAGGACCCGCGGCCGACGCTCTGGCACGCGGAGTGCCTGTTCAGGCTGCGCCGGTTCGACGACCTGCGGCTCGTGCTCGACGACCCGAAGCTCGCCCAGCTCGGGCTCAGCGAGGAGTACACGGGCATCAATCCGGTGATCAATCTCTGGCAGATCTCGGCGCTCACGGCGTTCCAGCCGCTGGAGGCGGAACCGTGAGCCGCGCCGCCCTGCCCGAAGCCGATGTGTGTCTGATCCTGGAAGGCTCCTACCCCTATGTGGCGGGCGGGGTATCGACCTGGACCCACGACCTGATCAAAGCGCAGGCGCCGATGACCTTCTCCATCGTCGCCCTGACCTCCGACGACCAGGAACGGGAGATGCGCTACGAGCTGCCGGACAACGTGGTCGGGGTGGTCAACGTGCCGTTGCGGGCGCGGGCGGACGGGCCGTCGGGGACGCTCGGCGCGCCCCGCCTCATCCGGGAGCTGACCGACGCGCTGATCTCGATGCGCGACGATACCGCCCAGGCGGGCTTCCGGCGGGCGGTCTCGCTGATCGCGGATGCCCGGGGCCGGCTCGGCACGCGGCTGCTGATGAACTCGCCGGCGGCCTGGGAGATGATCACCGCCATGTACCGCGAGGACGCGCCCGAGAGCTCGTTCCTGGAGTATTTCTGGACCTGGCGGGCACTATTCGGCGGGCTGTTCGCGACCCTGCTCTGCGATCTGCCGCGGGCCCGCGTCTACCATACGATCTCAACCGGCTATGCCGGGCTGGTCGCCGCCCGGGCCGCCATGGAGACCGGACGGCCCGCGGTGCTGACCGAGCACGGCATCTACACCAACGAGCGCCGTATCGAGATCACCATGGCCGAGTGGCTCTACGATGCAGCCGACAGCTGGTATCAGATCGAGACCCCGCGCTGGGACCTGCGCCAGCTCTGGATGGCGGCGTTCCAGGCCTATGCCCGGGTCTGCTACGAGAGCTGCACCGCGATCACCACGCTGTACGGCGGTAACCAGATCCTGCAGCGGGCGGACGGCGCGCCGCCGGAGCGGATGCGGATCATTCCGAACGGCATCGACGTGGCGCATTACAGCGCCCTGGTCCGCGATAGCGCCCCGCGGCGGCCGACCGTCGCCCTGATCGGCCGGGTGGTGCCGATCAAGGACATCAAGACCTACATCCGCGCCGCCGACGTGCTGCGCAAGACCGTGCCCGACGTGCTGTGCTGGATCATGGGACCGGCGGACGAGGACAAGGAATACGCCGAGGAGTGCTTCGAGCTGGTGCGCTATCTCGGACTGGAGGAGACCGTGGTCTTCCTCGGGCGGGTCAAGATCGCCGAGTATCTGGGCCGGGTCGACGTCCTGGCCCTGACCTCGATCTCAGAGGCGCAGCCGCTGGTGATCCTGGAAGCGGGCGCCGCCGGCGTGCCGACCGTGGCGACCGATGTGGGCGCCTGCCGCGAGATGATCGAGGGCCATCCTGACGAGGCCCCCGCCCTCGGGGCCGGGGGCGAGGTGGTGCCGCTGTCCTCGCCCAATGCCGCCGCGGCGGCCATGGGCCGGCTGCTGATCGATCCGGACTGGTGGCGCCAGTGCAGCGACGGGATCCGCCGCCGCACCGAGCGCTACTACAACAAGCGCGAGATCGACCGGATCTACGGCGACCTCTACCGCGATATGATGGCGCGGCCCGATGGGTCCAAGATCGACGGGAAAGAAAACGACGGTGGCCGCGCACGGGCCGGCGCGCTGGCGCCGGTCGCCTCCACGGCACGGCGCTGATGGCGGGCATCGGCTTCACCCTGCGTCGGCTGACCCAGCGCGACGACCTGATCGGGGCGGTGATCGGCTACGGCCATTCGGTCTTCATCTCCGCCGGGCCGTGGCTGCTGACGGTGCTGGCGCTGATCGCCATCAACCTGATCCTGACCGACGCCATGCCGCGCGACAGCCTGGAGCTGTTCAGATCGATCATCGTCTATAATTTCTCGGTCAGCCTGGTGATCACCGGTCCGGTGATCCTGGTCGCCACCCGCTATCTGGCCGACCGGGTGTTTGAGAAACGGGTCGACACCGCTCCCGCTCTCATGGTGACGGCCATGGTGCTGGGCACCGCCCCAGGGCTGCTGCTGGCGGCGTGGTTCTATCTGGTCGTCTGTACCATACCGATCCCGCTGGCCCTGCTGGCCCTGGCGAACTATGCGGTGATCTCGGCGATCTGGGTCGCCGGGCTGTTCCTGTCGGCGCTGAAGGCCTATGTGCGGGTTACGGTCTCCTTCG
It includes:
- the pelF gene encoding GT4 family glycosyltransferase PelF — protein: MSRAALPEADVCLILEGSYPYVAGGVSTWTHDLIKAQAPMTFSIVALTSDDQEREMRYELPDNVVGVVNVPLRARADGPSGTLGAPRLIRELTDALISMRDDTAQAGFRRAVSLIADARGRLGTRLLMNSPAAWEMITAMYREDAPESSFLEYFWTWRALFGGLFATLLCDLPRARVYHTISTGYAGLVAARAAMETGRPAVLTEHGIYTNERRIEITMAEWLYDAADSWYQIETPRWDLRQLWMAAFQAYARVCYESCTAITTLYGGNQILQRADGAPPERMRIIPNGIDVAHYSALVRDSAPRRPTVALIGRVVPIKDIKTYIRAADVLRKTVPDVLCWIMGPADEDKEYAEECFELVRYLGLEETVVFLGRVKIAEYLGRVDVLALTSISEAQPLVILEAGAAGVPTVATDVGACREMIEGHPDEAPALGAGGEVVPLSSPNAAAAAMGRLLIDPDWWRQCSDGIRRRTERYYNKREIDRIYGDLYRDMMARPDGSKIDGKENDGGRARAGALAPVASTARR